Sequence from the Triplophysa rosa linkage group LG22, Trosa_1v2, whole genome shotgun sequence genome:
CCTTTAGCAAATACTACGGTATTTTTTCGTCTGAGTGTTCAAGTTAACACAACTTTTTGAAGACACTTGAGTTTTAGTGTGTttgacgatagcttcactcaaacagtaaaagcTCGTAAAATAagctctcagagcaactctggagattaaCTTTATGTGTAGTATGTGTAGCATATATGtagtatgttaaactgtgcatctcattcactcagacacgcagaacagccagacgaGGTATTTAacttaaataacaggattccgcatctagttatatggactcaatgcggtgcgccattgattattgtcacacacaaatgcaattcacacaaacacgcagctctgtctaatgcacctattctattcttattattcttagcAAAgaccaatatttttttcctagtTACTTGTctggtcgggcaagtaaaattctctctcacttgcccatacaaaacattcacttgtcccggacaagcgggcaagcgttaatgtcgagccctgcatgGTTCTTTATAGTTTAAAGAGTAATACAGTACTATACTGGCAAATGTAGAATGTCAAACAATAAAAGCTTTAGGACGGACCTTTTAAACCAAAACTTTCAGTATGTTAACAAATCGTTAAATTGAGGTATTACCACTTTGATTTCTGTGAtcgttttattaaaagttttgcTTGACTACTGGTTATATATGGCATATAACACGCGTTCATTGTGTTTCTGTAGTTCAATTGGTAAATCCATTGCATTTGCAGCATCAACGGTCACGGGTTCGATCGCAAGGAACACACAttgataaaatgtataacttgAATGCACCATAAATCgttttgtataaaatgtttgTGCAAATACATAACATGCCACATATTAGGAGAACATTAGCTAACCGGTCACTTTGATAAGTTGGCCAAAGGTCAACAATCAATGCCACAAACCAGCTAAAGGTTCAGTTAATataataacaaagttatttaaTTCCTGTCTCCTTATATATCGCTTTCTTTCTTACCAAGAGGTGTTTGAAGCAACGGAATAGTGTTTAGTAAACTTTAACAAGAACAACGGGAATTTCTGTCTAAGGGGGTGTTTGCTTATGAAAGAATGTGCCATGTTCAGTACAATACCCATGTATCCAAACAATGACACAAAGGCCTGCATACACCCATTGACTCTTTCTACCACATGTTTGGTTTATTGGTCAATGAAATATAATGAGGTACAAAAACAGTTTGACAACTGATGGTTCTCGTTTGGATCATAAATCAGACGGACAGAATcatttgtgtcacggttttatgttgtttttatttttttttgcaGGGAACACAGTTAGTAACCTGATTATGATCCTCCCTCCAATTTATGGAGCCATTCAGACATATAAAGGCGGACTGGAAACACGTTACGTGTTGTCGTTTTTAGGACTTGCAGGTAGGAACAGAAGCAAAGCATCATTCACCTACTTTTATATGATGATACACTTTAAATGCTTGAAGACAGTGCCCTTCCTCTAGATGTTAAACACAGAATTGCATAGAACTGAATTGACACCACTTTGACAATGTATGAGTGTGAACGGACAATTCAGTCCAGCATGGTGCTCCACATTTTTCTAAAGCCCTCTGAACCGTTGCAAAAGTTATAACCGTTGACGAAGTCCTCTCCTGGTGCATGCTTTCTGTCTAACTTTTTTTCAATGACAGCTGTAGGCATTGGCTCATGGAGTTTCCACATGACGCTACAGTATGAAATGCAGGTAAGCCCGAATCTTTGTCAGGCTCTCAACATCCTGTGCATGTGATCTCAAGCACACCAGAAGCTTATTTTCACTTCCAGTTTCATAAACACAAGGCTGCTTACAGCACGTGACCAAAGCAATAGCCGTAAATCACAACAGTGAGACAAATGCTATCCTCTCTGGATTGTATTTTGCTTTTAGTTGCTGGATGAGCTACCGATGATCTACATCTGCTGCGTCTTCGTCTACTGTCTGTAAGTTTACCTTTCGCACACCTGATGTCACATCTGCTTTCACCTTTGAATGCTCACTGCAACTGTcggaaaagaaaaatctgtcgCTTTTTTACTGATGAGTGTCATGTGATTGTAGGTCAAATATTGTTCATGCTTTATGTTCACATTGACGTATCCCACCCaagcatgtttttaatttttcatcACTGTGTTTGAAGTTAATACTGTGTGCGAATGTTAACATTACAGATACGAGTGCTTCAAGCAAGAAGGTGTTATTAACTATTTCTCAATAAGCCTTTTGCTGACCTTCAGTATTATCGTTAGTGtggtaagttttactttgctgtacattttttttaaaacacagctGCTATTTCGGACACTGAAGCCAGACTTAAATGTAGGAAACAtaggtttttttttaacatttcaacGCTGCCCATTTTGGATCATCTCTGATCTGACACACTCAGTTCAGGTCATGgattatttgaataatttcttCTGATAAATCTGAATGTGATGAACTACACATGTGGTTATTCTGCCAGTACACCTGTGTGAACCTAAGGGCAACTCAAACATCAACTATATATCCACCTTGCCAACATTTGGTTAaatttgaaaagaaaaacattttctttgcagATTTGCAGTGgaattcatacattttatatgctgcttaagtgtccaaataatacaataatattaatgttttttcatGCGCTTAGAGAGCATTGCATAAGTTCAGTGTCTTTTGTAGGTTTACCTGATATGGAAAGAGCCGATCTTTCATCAGGTGAGACATTTCACTCTCTTATTGATAAGCTCATCTGTCCTCCCTTTGTTTAAACTGTTATTGGACAatagacattttatttattttgctgatTTGTtactttttgaaacatttcttttctgtgtttgCTCTGAATTCTGTCAGGTGCCTTTGGGGGCACATGAGACAGTGTTGTGTGTAAAAATCTCCTcttgctgtgtttgtttttgttgtgtaatGGCAGTTGGTGGTTGCTCTATATGCTACCTGACCTTCTGTAAACACTAGGATGTCATTAATAACAACATACAATCACCATTTAAACAGTCCTTCTTTCATCACATGGGGGTGGTCtttataacatttacatttaagcatttggcagacgctttaagcgacttacattgcattatcctatacatttgttttataagcagtgttgggtaagttactctgaaaaagtaattaattactagttactaattacatattcaatagtgtaattagattactgtacaaattactctctccaaaaagtatttagttactgattattaattactttctatatcctatatcaaccttgattagttaagtgattcatggattggcatgaaagggctcttataattcagtcaaataaataatattaaactacataaagtactcttattaactgaccaaagtattacaaatgtgagaattatacattaaagcacagattttaaagttagactttgaattttgatgtcaattccactattgcacacacatatattacacaaagtatttaatttaattacattaaaagtaactgtaattaaattacaaaaaaataagagtaatcccttactttactttttccaagggaaaagtaattaaattacagtaactaattacttagtaactagttacacccaacactgtttataagtatgtgcaatcccctgggatcgaacccacgaccttggcgttgttagcgccatgctcttaccactgagctacataaGTTAAAAGCATTTTTCACTTTCCCCAGGTCATGTATGCCGTACTGGTGACTTTCTTGGTGATTCGGTCTGTTTTTATAGTCACATGGTGAGAAAATGCATCTGgggttatgtttttttttgttaagatTACATAAAGCCACTCTGAATCAACATGATTTCTTTTGTAGGGTCTATCCTTGGCTCAGAGCCCTGTGCTTTATATCTTTATGTGTCTTCCTGCTGGGATTCGTATTATGGAACATCGATAACATCCTGTGTGACTCTCTGAGGTATTTAATGAGTACCGCacagatgatgtatttttgtatgcaaaacccggaagcgagttagcattttagcacttccgttttcatcgccccaaagtctatgggctttttgaatgggttttggtTTAATGCCTTTGGAGTTATTAAGATGCTGATGACCGTTGAACGCATCATCACAGGCTTGTGAGGAAGGTCCATATGgtttgtggttaacaaaacctcaaaGTATTTTCATGTTCAAATCCATGACAtgaaacacaccagttataacccgttcgtgatttttaaagctttatcgtgtcttaaagggaaagtccagcgaaaaatgaaaattctgccacgaatcaacctcaagttgttccaaacctgtataaatgtctttgtttggttaaacggaacgaaagatatttggaaaaatgttagcaactgagatttctggggcaccattgactaccatagcagtacttggttctgttaaacacaaaagcagatattttgaagaatttaggaaaataaacagttctggggcacttttgacaatcattttttgactaccccagaaatgctaacattcttctaaatatctttcttcgtgttcaacagaacaaagaaatgtatacaggtttggaactacttgaggttgagtaattgagtaaaagttcatttttgggtggagtaacCCTTTAAAAATggtggttgctaacaagttgctaaaagcgactacatcCTATGGCAGGGAAGTTAAACATCATcacgcatataaatctcacaaataatgcaacatggacaAAAATCTCTAAAACATGGATGGAGATTAATGTACGAAGTTATTACTTACTAgagaacacgtttttaataaagttttaaaaagttgtcGAAGGCTTAGTGGTGGAGACGTTACATGCGTAATCATGTTAGCTTCTGGCGATTGTATGTAGGcgtcaaaaatagcaaatattgtgtacatttttgtaaagattatcttgatagacaaacatcataaacctttgttaatcacagagcaaATATTGTTTCAAAAGTCTATGGAAAAATCCAAAGGCTTCCGatcgagggaaccagtgcggagctaacttccgggttggcctacaaaaatacatcatctctacAATACACTATACTGATATTTATTCAAATGATACAAGCCTCAAAAGAGTTACTGTATTGACCAGTTGACTGTTTTAATTCCAGAGCCACACGGCAACGTCTGCCCCCTGTCATTGGGGCGGTTACACAGCTCCACGCATGGTGGCATATCCTAACAGGCCTGGGATCGTATTTACACACACTTCTCAGGTACTGGTAGTGAAAAAAAGACTCTTGGAGAAATTCTGCCATTAGTAGTCAagataatgatttttatttttgtttcgtaGCCTACAAATTCGATCGACCTACCTCAAGCACAGACCAAAAGTTAAGGTAAGTGCATTTGGGGTTTATTCTTTATATATCGCTTTTATGAGTTTTTAAACCAATGTTTTGAACGTGTTTAGTTTTTATGTGGCGTTTGGCCGGTGCTGCACATTGAATCACAGAAGACGAGTTGAAAGGGAAACGAGAGGAGGATAATGGACCAATCAAAGACCTCGCACAAGAGGTACAGCCATTCAGCTTCGGTGGCAGCAGGAAATGACCAGTGGCTATCGGTTTGGTTCTCCCATTCCCCTCCGGCTTTGTTTGCCAAGTGCATTTATGAGAATGCTGCCATGGAAGGAAgcttttttagtttattttagatTAGAGAATTTTGTTGTGGGCCTGTGATTTATTTGCACAATGTGTCATTTGCATaaattgttttgtatttgaGGGCCAACGGTAAATTTTAAGGGAAATATTGACATTACATGACGGTTTCGCATGTCATTCATGTTTTGTACTGTATCTGAATTTCTGCACTCGGCGTGAAAATACTACATCTGACCTACATTTTAGATTTTGTTTGTTCCTCATTCCATTTTGAAGAATCCACTGGGACTGAGAGTTGAGAAACATTTAGCAACTATCCTGACATATGATCACTGTGTGCAGTGTTTGACAGTTTAGAGTTTCTTTGAATAAGAAACAATAGATGATAATACGTTACAAATTGGTTAAATAAGTCACAAGTAGCacaacatgcatacaatacattAAGTATACATTTCAAGCCCCTCATGTCACCAACATACAACTGAATTGTTTCGATTCATTCAAAATGTTCATGATGATTATGAAGAGAGCATTAATATAAATACGTTTCTGTCATTTTATGAAGGAATAATCATGAACGCTAATAATAAACATTGGGCTGTAGGTGTCAAGACACTCAAATACTTTAATTCATTGATTATTTGCTATTTAgtaggtttatttatttatgtttcataAGGGAGGGGTCAATGTAGAAGAGCTCTAATGTCGACTACTTGAACTGCTCATCCTGTGTTCACTGTCAGAAAGAGAGACAGTGTGGTTACGAATGAAagtttgtgatttgttttaTACTGTGCCAAGTTATGGTGTTTAATAATCTCTTTATGACGCACAGTTGATACAGCAGAAAATTCTTAAGAATTGGGGTGAGACGTTAGGTGTTGGATATACATTTTAATCTGATTTTCTGATACAGAAATGTGCTGCTGTTGGTTTGGACTAACACTGTGGGTGCCTTAGATTCAACTGTGTATTCAGTGTTGCCTTGATATTTAGGTATATcaacaaaatatcaaatataacaATGCATCCATATATCTAATAATGCAGACTTAAGAAGACATGTGAATATAAGTGAACAAACAACTGCAAAATAACTGCCACTCTTACTGCAATTTCTGTATGTGCCTAAATCACTAAAACAGTACTTAAAGGTATAGgcacacattttaaaacgtCTATTCTTCCTCTCGACTTAAACAGTTTGGTTATAATCATAGAATATTGTGGCTTTCTCTCTCAACATTGTCCTACAAAGACTGTGTATGTCGTATGTGTTTTGGGAAATAACCTTTTTGACTCATTAAAATCTATGTTgccaaaatataaaattttagtaatgttgttttatttcattttaaactgttAGTGTTTGTAATATAAATTGGTATCTGTAAAGATATTCAGGCCGTAGATTAAATTGAGTAATTGTAGAAAgcaattatatatttgttttcctattttattttacttttttctgttCGTGTTATGTTATtgtgcaatattttatttgttagatTGTGCTTTTGTATAATGAAAAAGGAAAAATCAGGTTAAAGAATAAAAGTGCAAAAATGCGTAGACAAATCAGGCtttttaaagggagagttcagccaaaaatgaaaattctttagtcatttactcaccctctcgtcctgtcaaacctgtattactgtcttctgcagaacacaaaagaacataaatTAAAGGGTAAACGAACCTATTAATCAATACTCATTGACGCATTGGATTTGTTAAGACAATAGAAGTgaaccgctgttgttcggttaccaacattcttgaaaTGATCTTTGAtttgcagaacaaagtcatacaggattggaGTGataagaaaattccttgtgtgtgcaagcacacttggcaataaagctcttctgattctgattctgataagaggacgaactatcccttaaagatgtcatatgacacggctaaaatgaatattatcatttgttttagatgttatgcagtgtgtatacacgatttaaggttcaaaaatgctgtattttccacatactgtgcatgtttgtatctcctctttgccccgcctctctgaaacgtgcggatttttaataaagctcatcgctttgaaaagtgaggtgtgctttGATTGGCCaattaaccagtgcgtagtgattggtcgaatactgcaagcgtgtgatgggaatgtaacgcctctgaccatatttggaacatatATGTTCCCaatcaattgtactgacaggtacgcccaccttacttgcgtatacatttgggcggtcttagtcaaatcataccacgaactgacgtagatttgtgggggtgtggttacacgaggcgtttcaggcaggtctgggtgagcattcgcttttagatagaatgcatcttttgttccgacactttcatttttgcagttttgcatgtctaatacatgcatgggcaacttgtaacacaccaaagacacagaaaaacacgtgttcgcgccatatgacccctttaaaaataaaaacacggACTGCAGGTTTTCATTTGAACAATAGAGGGCGCCACTAATATGACCTGTATTACACCGGTAAGCACACCTGTTTACACCTGAGTCATGTCAGACAGAGATGTCTCTGACTCATTTCCGCCCTCTTAATCAGCACGTTTTACCTGTGGTTTAGAAGAGGCTCAGGTAAGCTGGGGAATTCCCTCCTACGTCAAAGGTTTCAGGTAAGGTGAATGTTCATgtgaatgttttacttcaattgCTTAAATGTTCTGTGTTTGCAATATGGGAAACCATCATACACAGTTCCTGTGACacttttaaacctttttttccTAACTTTTATACAGTTTAACTCAAAAACAGCAAATCCTTATTTGGGCATCTTCATGTTTTCAGGCAATTAGTTAGTAGAACTTAACAaggtctcttaaagggatactttactagCAAATCacaatttccccatgttttactcaccctcaaggcatcctaactgaatatagttttcttcttgaagaataacgcagtcggagttataataccacgtatcattttacttccaagcggtagaatgggagtgaatgggtgttgacttttacaaaggtcttctgaagcgaatcgatgcgtttgtttaagagaaatatctaTATTGACAatgctattaacgttgatgtctagcttccgtcatctctcgaatgcgcctgaaccagaggcttgtttttctggcagATGACGCAGGCATGTcgtaagttccggtgacgaacgctgcatttttgttttgttccaataggatagcGTCTACTCtggcgggagctttcgtcaccgtcgtttgccggaaaaacaagcctctggttcacgcgcattcgagagatgacggaagctagacatcaacgttaatagcgttgtcattatgaatatttctcttaaacaaacgcatcgattcgctggagaagacctttgttaagaccacggagccgtgtcgagcagttctttgatcgatggatgcactttttggagcttcaaaaagtcaacacccattcactcccattctaccgcttggaagtaaaatgatacgcgGTGGTATTagaactccgactgcattattcttcaagaagaaaaccattaggatgccttgaggctTGATTTGctagtaaagtatccctttaactcctaaagtaatattacatttgtttatatcACAACCACTCTAAGAATACACTGGGAGAAAATTACTCTATTACAAGTAAATGAATCATAAACTGAATCACAACCACAAATAAACCCCAAGCATTCTTAAATAATAAATTTGGAGGTGGTATTTACATGTTTCCGCACCTTAACAAAGCCAAACATGCAAATCTGCACTGTAAATGGGAAAATTCCCTGACTTCACATCCTGAACCATGACGGCAGCGCTTTGTGTCACCACCACTGATAACACTGATGACATGCTGTACCAGCAGATGCAGGGGCATGGAGCACACCCAAGCTGGAGGTGAACAGGAAGTGACAAACACGTTGGTATCAAAAATTACTGCGTGACCGTATCGGTGAATCCTAAAATGGTCCGTGTTTGGTTTGCTCGAATATGATAATACCCTACAATCTCTTGTAAGTTGAATGTATTTCAATAAATGACAGCTTTATTAacaactttatttctgtcacaCCCGGGGTTAACTGTCTTAAACAAGTGCTCTGTAaaggataggtcacccaaaatcaattttatgtcatcatttattcaccctcatgtcatttaaatatgatattttgagatatgttgctgttgttgtttggttaccaatgtttaaaatatcttttgtgttcggcagaaaaaagaaatcaaaaacGTCTGTAGtgacggtgagtaaatcatgacagaattttcatttttagtagTCCTactaaagaaaataaagttttgtttaaaaatgaatgaataaatgaagtaCAGACTTAACAATatgactttaaacacacaaaaaataatataaagtctTTAAAAATTTGAATTTGACATTTGCTTCTAAACCCTCCAAAATGCCACCTCCAATGTAGTGCATTAATATAAgcatgatttttgtttttacaaacagtTGCCTGCACGTACAATTGCCCATATTAAGATTATCAAACCAGTCATATAATAACTGTAATATTAGTCATGTGATAATTCATTAATATTGAGCAGTGAATCAAAGCTTATCGTGTGTATTGTCTGAGACTGAGGCTTGCCAGTCCAGAGTTCAGGTAAACACCAGGTATTCAGTGAATCGAGGAAACATCCGATTAGCTAGATGACTTCTTGAGGTTCTTAAAGTTTCACAAGCGTgtaaatcacacaaacatgtttcTATGGATAGCTGAGACATTTGAAGATGATTTCTTCTTTAACAACAATAGAAGACTTCTGTAGCATTGATCACATTGTGCCCCTCTGTTCTGTGACTTGTAAGACTGTCCAGTGATGGCAACTTGGAATTGGAGAAACAGCAAAATCAGAAAATGTTGGTGGTGCTTGTGCAAAACTTACTGTATGTAGTACAGAAATTGTGTGGAAGTGTCACAATTAAAACGACAGTAGAATTGTGTTGTGtattaattagggctgtcaaaagattaatcgtgattaatcgcattcagaataaaagtttgtgtttacataatatttatctgtttactgtgcataatatttttgtatttattaacacatacacatccatgcatatatttaagaaaaatctaaatattaataaacatttatatataatttcaattatttgtaaatataaataaatacatgtaaatatttcctaaatatgtatacttgtgtatatgtgtttgtatttatgaatagaaaattaatatgcacagtacatagacatatgttatgtaaacacaaacttttattctggacgcgattaatcgcgattaatcttttgacagccccaGTATTAATTAGAATTAAGCTCAATTATGTGTACATGCAAGCTTATTATTTCAGAAAAAGACTTCTATTCCCTTCATACAATCTCACTGATTAAATTCTGATTAAAGGCAAATCTGGATGTGATGTCACATGATgtttcaaaacatttctcaagaaGCTCTTTATGAAATCGCAGCTTCACACGCAGAGGGAAGTCTCACGGGAACTTCCACCTTTCCAGCACAACTGTTTGTAAACAGCAGCTCTGAATCACAGACACAGCATATTTGATGCCATTTTTTACTTCACTTGTCTGTGCCGGTCGTCATTGTACAGGTAACTTGGTCTGTCACAACATCAGACTTTCACAACACCCTTATTGTGGccaaaaatatttatgataatGATCCACACGATATTATCCCGATATCtatagaataaaaaacaaacaaggctATCAGTCAAACgcttttgatttcatttatttcttattaacacaatatcaacaATCACGCTGTGTAGCACAAAGATTATGATTCAAGCTGATGCAATGCAAATCTCTATCTAGTAAACGGTAGGCTATGTGTACTTTTTCAAAGATCTTAAAATAATCAGTACCAGGTATGTGGTACTAAATGGTGTTGTAGATTTCTTGCAACAGTAAACATCCCTCTGGGCAACATACTTTCCgtcagcaatataaaattcaattTCAAACCTTTGAATTTTGCGATTCACAAAAGccatgcacatacagtacatttatttgaGCTTATCCTAAACCATCAGGGTGTAGCTGGTGGTTTTTCATGACTGGGCACGTTGCTCAGGTCAGTATCTGTTAAATGCATGAGGTACACGAATAGTGCAGGAATGTCAAAGTTAGATTAACATTAGGATTGATATGTACTTTTATGATTCAATAGATTCATAAAACATTTACTGATGCAGATTTGCTAATGCATTTCCACCGATGCACAAAGTCTTGATCTGAGCCCACCTTTATGAATGTCTTCATAATTTAAAGTGTCATGTAtgtctatataaaaaaaatgaaagttacactgtaaaaaaatcccgtaaaaaacggataaagtactggcagaaaattaccagtacattttcctttattttacagacatttccgttaatgctaaaatgcaatttaatgcagtgcaaaatctaaaatacaggtaaaacaactgtaaaaatgaatatggaaaattccttcatattaatacagtatattgtgccctattttcattcctattattttttttagagtgtagagcTCTCAGCTTATCAGCTGACCATTGAAATTATAGAGCTGACTAGTCACACAGCATTGTGTAGCGTGTGCGTAAAGCCACAAAGTCATGTTGTTTTAAGGGAGTTTACGTTCACCACTAAAGTACAAAACTTATAACACTGGCTCTGTTCAGCGACCTAGACAACCTCAGTGGGAAAAAAGTGAAATTATAAGTGGAATTGATGACattcaaaacatatttattaaaagttaaacattttacttaatatttgttgctgagattttttttattttgttagcaACACAATTCCATTCTACTTCAAATGCTGCTTAGAAGGTTACAGCCTACGGTCGACTACAATGTGTGCTTCCTACTGTAGATGACATGGACAGGTCATCATTCGATGAGGAAGGAGGCACACATCTTCTCCACCAGGTCCAGCCATGAAGAGCACATGAAGACAACAAAGGCCACCATGTATAAATAAAACCGAAGACAAAGCCATGTCAAAGGGAACAGTGCATGACAAGTGAAGGGACACATCCGGCAGCTGCAGTTAACAGTAAATTCAACCAATACATTTTATCACAACGTGTGGGACTAAAACCCACAAGCCGTAAGAGGAACTTTGAGTTTGGTTTGTCGACCAAAAGGAAACACAACACAGTGTTTCTACAGTACAGACACTTTTTTCGGACCTTTGATTAAATAAACTTGATTTATTGTTATCTGGAATGGCCAATTTTATTCCTTCACAGGACTTTAGTAAGTAGAGTTTGATCCCAAGATAAAAGTAATGGCAAAAATACCATTTCATACCATTTTTGGTGCTGGAAATGGAATTGCACAGTTGTATGTTATGTCCACCGTGTTTGGCTTGAGGGTATCCTGTTGCATAATTTCTATTGCTGTATCTCATTGAATACTTTAGAAATCTGcctcagctgttctgaaacaaATCTCACAGTGATGATGAAAGCGTTCATGTAGACATCCGGATTTATTGCCTTTTTTTGCATGAGAAACTATCCACTTCCTAAAATGTTGTCTGTATTTAATTAGCTCTTATAAAGAATTGTAATGAAATTGCAAGTTAATACCTTGATCCTCAAA
This genomic interval carries:
- the acer3 gene encoding alkaline ceramidase 3 — translated: MAPAADRLGYWGTPTSTLDWCEENYVVSYYIAEFWNTVSNLIMILPPIYGAIQTYKGGLETRYVLSFLGLAAVGIGSWSFHMTLQYEMQLLDELPMIYICCVFVYCLYECFKQEGVINYFSISLLLTFSIIVSVVYLIWKEPIFHQVMYAVLVTFLVIRSVFIVTWVYPWLRALCFISLCVFLLGFVLWNIDNILCDSLRATRQRLPPVIGAVTQLHAWWHILTGLGSYLHTLLSLQIRSTYLKHRPKVKFLCGVWPVLHIESQKTS